From the Anolis sagrei isolate rAnoSag1 chromosome 12, rAnoSag1.mat, whole genome shotgun sequence genome, one window contains:
- the LOC137097712 gene encoding C-reactive protein-like has product METPHLFLLIFAGLSGSLAQEDLQQKVFVFPVESNSAAVVLTAPISQPLTGFTICLRHYSLLTREYGLFSYATRKLDNQLLVFKPKPNQYRLWLGAVYVTFILPGKKDSKPSWEHICMSWESATGLVALWLDGEPLPRMGLQKGYSISPEASIVLGQDQDSFGGGFVANQSFVGEMKDVYMWNRVLNADEVGLVLSDYVLSDSLINWRALNYEIKGYVVLQPSQTPSPYGVQS; this is encoded by the coding sequence ATCTCCAGCAGAAGGTGTTTGTTTTCCCAGTCGAATCAAACAGTGCTGCTGTGGTTCTGACGGCCCCGATCTCGCAACCGCTGACCGGCTTCACCATATGCCTGAGACACTACTCACTCTTGACCCGTGAATACGGCCTCTTCTCTTACGCTACGAGGAAACTGGACAACCAACTCCTGGTCTTCAAGCCCAAACCAAATCAATATAGGCTTTGGCTTGGAGCAGTTTATGTGACCTTCATCCTTCCGGGAAAAAAGGACTCTAAACCCAGTTGGGAGCACATCTGTATGAGCTGGGAGTCTGCCACAGGATTAGTGGCATTGTGGTTGGATGGGGAGCCATTGCCCCGAATGGGGCTGCAGAAAGGTTACTCTATCAGTCCCGAGGCGTCTATTGTACTTGGGCAAGATCAAGACTCCTTCGGAGGTGGCTTTGTTGCCAACCAATCCTTTGTAGGAGAGATGAAGGATGTGTACATGTGGAACAGGGTTCTGAATGCCGACGAAGTGGGCCTAGTCTTGAGTGACTACGTTCTCTCTGACTCTCTGATTAACTGGAGAGCGTTAAATTATGAAATAAAGGGTTATGTTGTCCTTCAGCCTTCTCAAACACCTTCTCCATACGGAGTTCAGTCATAG